The Entelurus aequoreus isolate RoL-2023_Sb linkage group LG08, RoL_Eaeq_v1.1, whole genome shotgun sequence genome segment CATTTTATGTTAAGGTTTAAAAGAAAGTAAGAGACAATATAAATAGatacaaaaaattataataaataaacaataggaaaatatgtaaaaagaaaaaactaatTCCTCAAATAAGGTTAATATTTTAAGGGCTTTTCTATGTTTTACCaaaattgtaataataaatttaaaagaTTAAACCAATGATAGAACTTGGGTTtccttttgcacttttttttccaattgaACACACAAACAGTACACATTGAAATATGCCGACATATTAAAGCACTTCCAATACAGTTCAATATTTCAAACATTAACAAGGTTAAGCGATCAACATTTTATGTAAAGGTTTAAAAACAAGTATGACACAATataaaaagatacaaaaaataataatgaataaataaaaaatgtggcgacttgtccagggtgtaccgcccgaatgcagctgagataggctccagcaaccccctgcgaccccgaaagggataagcggtagaaaatggatggatggataaaaaataagaaaatatgtaaaaagaaaaaaaaataattcctcaAATAAGGTTATATTTTAAGGGCTTTTCTACGTTTGACCGAGtttgtaataatacattaaaattattAAACCAATGATAGAATTTGGGTTTCCTTTTGcccttttgtacttttttttttttcaattgaacaCACAAACAGTACACATTGAAATATGTAGACGTACTAAAGCACTTCCAATACATTTCAATATTTCAAACATTAACAAagttaagcaaaaaaaaaataataaaaatatacatatatgtaaaaaagAACAAATAAATTCCTCAAATAAGGTTAATATTTTAAGGGTTTTTCTACATTTTACCAAGATTGTAATAATACATTGAAATGATTCAATCTTTTTGCCCATTAGTCTCGTGTTTTTGGCAATACTGACTGTGTTGGTATCGGACGGGTGCCAAACATGTCCGTATCTTCGAACTCACTAGAATCGGAGAGCAGGCTGACGCaaccgtgacgtcacaggaggcggAGCCCACCCGGGCTTTTAAATACATCTTCAGTCCCTCCAGCGCGCACAAGAAAACCTCCAAGCGCACCAGAATAAGCCCTCTTCTCTTcaccaacaacaaaaacaaaaaaagaaggtATCTTCTCTGGTCGCACGGCCGCCATGATTAAGAAGATGTCCCCGTCCGAGAGCGACTATGACATCCCGGCGAAAAACTCCTACAGGATGGTCATCCTCGGCTCCACCAAGGTCGGGAAAACGGCCATCGTGTCGCGCTTCCTTACCGGCAGGTTCGACGAGCAGTACACGCCGACCATCGAGGACTTTCACCGGAAATTGTACAGCATCAAGGGGGACGTGTACCAGCTGGACATCCTGGACACGTCTGGCAACCACCCTTTCCCCGCCATGCGGAGGCTGTCCATCCTGACAGGTGAGCGTCAACCTCATTGATTgatttgaaacttgtattagtagattgaacattacagtacatattccgtacaattgaccactaaatggtaacacccggatacatttttcaacttgtttaagtcggggtccgcgttaatcaattaatggtaattttttttatttttattaaggatccccattagctggttgccccaacaacccactagtcttcatggggtccacaattcaatacaattacaagtaaaagcatataattataactacacaatacagaaaaaaataaaaccaaaacaaTGAACACACCAATTCATGTTGGTGtgttcaattgaaaaaaaaaacaagtacaaaagGAAACCCAAGTTCTATCATTAGAAAAGCCCTTGAAATATAACCTtatttgaggattttttttttttaaacatattttcttattttttatccCCCCCCCCACAGGCGACGTCTTCATCCTGGTCTTCAGTCTGGACAACCGCGACTCCTTCCGCGAGGTGCAGCGTCTCAAGCGTCAGATCCACGAGACCAAGTCGTGCCTGAAGAGCAAGATGAAGGAGCACGTGGACGTGCCGCTGGTGGTGTGCGGCAACAAGGGCGACCGCGAGTTCTCCCGCGAGGTGCAGCGCGAGGAGATCGAGCAGCTGGTGGCGGGAGAGGACAAGTGCGCCTACTTCGAGATCTCCGCCAAGCGCAACGAGAACGTGGACAAGATGTTCCGCGCCTTGTTCTCCCTGGCCAAGCTGCCGCACGAGATGAGCCCGGACCTCCACCGGAAGGTGTCGGCGCAGTACTGCGACATGCTGCACCGGAAGTCGCTGAAGAGCA includes the following:
- the LOC133655062 gene encoding dexamethasone-induced Ras-related protein 1-like; the encoded protein is MIKKMSPSESDYDIPAKNSYRMVILGSTKVGKTAIVSRFLTGRFDEQYTPTIEDFHRKLYSIKGDVYQLDILDTSGNHPFPAMRRLSILTGDVFILVFSLDNRDSFREVQRLKRQIHETKSCLKSKMKEHVDVPLVVCGNKGDREFSREVQREEIEQLVAGEDKCAYFEISAKRNENVDKMFRALFSLAKLPHEMSPDLHRKVSAQYCDMLHRKSLKSKKVKEAAGGGEAYGMVTPCARRPSVHSDLMYIKEKAVGGGHGKDKDRCVIC